The sequence ATGATTTTAATCTCTTATTAGAACATATTCATAAATATGATTTTCATGACGGATAAGTTATGAATCCTATACGGTGAAATAATATGTGCGGTCTTTATATTTTCCTACTGTTTGAAGGTTCATATTTTTTAAGAGTTGGTAGGCAATATGAATAGAGGTTAGATCGAGGAATTCCCTACATTGCTGGTTGGTTATACAGTGATTTAATAATAGAAACTCTTCTACTGCTCTAATATGTGCTGTTTTAGAGGAGTGTTGGCATTTCATGCATTTCCATGATCCGGAGATCCTTTTCATAGGGAGAAAATAACACTCTGGACATTGAGCCCCTTTAATTAATTCGGAAAAAGTGATGTGATAATCATCCAGTATATTGGTAATTAGTGGTTCATGATTTTTTATAATAAGTTTATGTATCCTTCTTATTTCTTTATCCATTAATATTTCCTCTCGAAAGGTCTTTTCCAAACCTTCCATTTTTGTCATGATTTGATCGGCGTATATAACCTTTTGAAAGACCCGCTTGTCCATTTTAGAAGTACTAAACATTGAATTCCCCTCATGAAACGCGACTAAATAGTCAATAGGGAATGCTTTTATTTTATACTTATTAAGCCACTCTTTTAACTGCATTTGTTGACGTATCGCTTGGTTAATAGGATTGGAATAACTGATCTCTTGGTTTTGGATGAGTTGTTTCGTATAGGGATCAATATGAAGATGACCGGCGATGTTCTTCGCTTCAATGATAAGGGAATAAAAAGGAGAGATTAATAAAGTATCAATTTGAAAGTGATGGAGATTTTTTAGGCGGAAGTCTCTAATGATTGTGTATCGGTGGTTTTTAGGTAAAAAGGATAAATGGTAGTCAACATTAAGTTCCCCACGGTACCCTGCCCTTCTTATCGATCGTTCTCTTTCAATTTCTACTCTTTTAGGATGATTTGCAGGCAAACGATTACACAATGCTTCTACTTGTCTAAGTCTTAATGGCTTTGGCCGTACATTTTGAGTCAATTTTCGTCACTCCTAATTTGCTTTATGAGGGATTACACTTTTTCGGAGAGAAATACACTTATTTCCCGGGGAAATAAAGTTACCTTTGTAAATGAATCATACAGGTATTGAGTTTACTCGTATTTATCGGGGGGTTACTCGTATTTTTAATCCATTTACTCGTATTTTCCACCCCCTTACTCGAATTTTTCCAAATTCAGGTAATTACTCCAGTCCCTCTCCCACATTATACTCGGTATCCTCCTATTGTCTATACGAACATAAAAAAACCTCCTTCATCATGAAGGAGGTTTCTGTTAAAAGTCGCCTTTGGCTACGTTTATACGATTGACTGCTCGTCGTAAAGCAAGTTCAGCACGCTTAAAATCGATAGCGGCTTGCTTGCTTTCATTTAGACGTTGTTCTGCACGTTTTTTTGCTTCCACTGCACGTTCAACGTCAATATCGACTGCTTTTTCAGCAGCTTGTGCTAAAATGGTTACTTGGTCCGGACGAACTTCTAAAAAGCCACCGGTTACCGCAACGAAGTCTGTTTTGCTACTATTTTTCAAGCGAACAGCTCCGATTGCAAGCGGTGCTACCATTGGAATATGGCCAGGCAGGATTCCAAGTTCTCCACTTTGGGCTTTTGTGCTAACCATTTCCACTTCAGACTCATAAACCGGTCCATCGGGAGTAACAACATTGACCTTCATTGTCTTCATTTTTTACCCTCCTGGTCCGAAATTATACCTCTACACCCATTTGCTTTGCTTTTTCAATTACTTCTTCAATTCTTCCTACTAGACGGAACGCATCCTCTGGAAGGTGGTCATATTTACCTGCAAGGATTTCTTTAAATCCTTTAACTGTTTCTTTAACAGGTACATAGGATCCAGGTTGTCCAGTGAACTGTTCAGCCACGTGGAAGTTTTGTGATAAGAAGTTTTGAATACGGCGTGCACGGGCAACAACTAATTTATCCTCATCAGAAAGCTCATCCATCCCTAACATTGCAATGATATCTTGAAGTTCACGATATTTTTGTAGTGTTACTTGGACTTGACGAGCGATTTCATAGTGTTCTTCTCCAACAATTTCAGGAGATAATGCACGTGAAGTAGATGCAAGTGGATCCACCGCAGGGTAGATACCCATCTCAGATAGTTTACGCTCAAGGTTTGTTGTTGCATCTAAGTGAGCGAACGTTGTAGCTGGAGCCGGGTCAGTATAGTCATCGGCAGGTACATAAATCGCTTGAATCGATGTAACAGAACCTTTATTTGTTGATGTAATACGTTCTTGTAAACGTCCCATTTCCGTTGCAAGTGTTGGCTGATAACCAACCGCTGATGGCATACGTCCTAAAAGAGCGGATACCTCAGAACCTGCTTGTGTGAAACGGAAAATATTATCAATGAACAATAACACGTCTTGGCCTTGCTCATCACGGAAATATTCAGCCATTGTTAACCCTGTTAACGCAACACGCATACGGGCACCAGGAGGCTCGTTCATTTGTCCGAATACCATCGCTGTTTGCTTAATAACACCTGAATCTGTCATTTCCCAGTAAAGGTCATTTCCTTCACGAGTACGCTCACCTACACCAGCGAAAACAGAAATACCGCTGTGCTCTTGAGCAATGTTATTGATTAATTCCTGAATTAAAACTGTTTTACCAACACCGGCACCACCGAATAGACCGATTTTTCCCCCTTTAATATATGGAGCAAGTAGGTCTACTACTTTAATCCCTGTTTCAAGGATTTCAACTTCTGTTGATAATTCTTCAAATTTTGGTGCTTCTCTATGGATAGGGTCACGACGTTCACTTGCAGGAATTTCTTCCCCAAGGTCAATCGTATCACCTAATACGTTAAATACACGTCCAAGTGTAACGTTTCCAACTGGAACTGAAATCGGTGCACCCGTATCAAGTACATCAATGCCGCGAGTTAGTCCATCAGTTGAAGACATCGCAATTGTACGAACTGTGTCATCGCCTAGATGAAGAGCAACTTCTAGAGATATGTCAATCTCAACATTTTCATCGCGATGCGCGATTTTCAATGCGTTATTAAGTCTTGGTAGTTGTCCGCTTTCAAACTTCACGTCAACGACCGGACCCATAACCTGAACAACGCGTCCTTTGTTCATCATTTTCCCTCCTGTCGTAGTAAAGCCAAAGCGCCTCGCCCACCCTCGTCAAACTCTAGACAAGTCTCAGAGAAAGTTTTTTACCTTCCAGGAGGATTGGCTTAAGTCCCCGAGGTGTAGGCGCTATAGCTAGATCGTTCTTTTAAAAAGTACTTAAAAGCTCCATTGTCGCTGGCGTCAACGAGACGACACTCACAACCGTTTATTAGCAGGCATGAGGATGTCCGCAGGAGCTAGACTAATTATTAAAGAAAGAGAAGTGAAACCTTCTCTTCTATTATTCGAGAGCAGAGGCGCCGCCCACGATTTCTGTAATCTCCTGTGTAATAGCAGCTTGTCGAGCACGGTTATAACTTAAATCTAAGTTTCGAATAATATCATTTGCATTATCCGTCGCACTCTTCATTGCTGTCATACGTGCTGCATGTTCACTTGCTTTACTGTCTAATACAGCTCCGTAAATTAAACTTTCGGCGTATTGAGGTAATAATACTTCGAGGATTGCTTCGGCTGATGGTTCATACTCATAAGCGCTAGTCATTCCACCACCACGACTCATATCCGTGAATGGAAGTATTTTTTTCTCAGTTACATCATATTTAATTGCATTTACATAATGGCTGTAATAAATGTAGAGTTCATCAAATGTTTCATCTGCAAACATGTCTACCGTTTTACTTGTAAAGTCTTTAATGTCTGTAAAAGAAGGCTGATCGTGTAAGCCGACTATATCTAGGATCACGTTCATACCCTTTTTTACAAAAAAGTCACGTCCTACACGGCCTAGTGCAATAATAACAAATTCATCATTTGATTTATGACGTCCTTGAATCGTTCTATTTACTTCACGCAAGACATTACTATTATAAGAGCCAGCTAATCCACGATCCGCTGTAATGACGATATAACCAGTCTTCTTCACTGGCCGAGATTTTAACATTGGATGACTTGCATCCTCTGCATTTGCAGCAACCGCTGTTGTTACTTCTTGAATTTTATCCATGTATGGAACAAAGGATTTGGCATTCAGTTCTGCACGGTTCATTTTCGCTGCAGATACCATTTGCATCGCCTTTGTAATCTGACTCATCTTTTTTGTTGAGTTAATACGTTTTTTTATGTCGCGTAAAGATGCCACAGGTTCTCACCACCTTGATTCACCTTTTAAGAGGTTTAACTTACTAAAAAGTCAATTATTATTTGGCCTCATGCCTTTGAAAGAGCCTTATGGACTCTATATAGAAATGAGTGTTATGTTCGTTATTCTGAAACAGCAAATGTTTTCTTAAATTCATTGATTGCAGCTGCGAAATCCTCGTCTGCTGGCAATTCTTTCGTGTTAGCAATATGGTCTAGAATTTCTTTCTTGTTCGTCTCTAACCATGATAAATATTCAGCTTCAAAACGACGAATGTCGTGAACTGGAATATCATCTAAGAAGCCACGTGTTAACGCGTAAAGAATGGCAACTTGTTTTTCAACTTTCAATGGTTTGTTCAAGTCTTGCTTTAACACTTCAACTGTACGAGCTCCACGTTCAAGCTTTGCCTTTGTTGATGCATCTAAGTCTGAACCAAACTGAGCAAATGCTTCAAGTTCACGGTATGATGCAAGGTCAAGACGAAGCGTACCAGCAACCTTTTTCATTGCTTTGATTTGTGCAGATCCACCAACCCGGGATACAGATAACCCAGCATTGATCGCAGGACGCACACCTGAGAAGAACAAGTCTGATTGTAAGAAGATTTGTCCATCTGTAATAGAAATAACGTTTGTTGGAATATAAGCAGAAACGTCTCCAGCTTGAGTTTCAATGAAAGGTAATGCTGTGATTGATCCAGCACCTTTTGCATCACTTAATTTTGCTGCACGCTCAAGTAAGCGTGAGTGTAAGTAAAATACATCCCCTGGATATGCTTCACGACCTGGAGGACGACGAAGTAATAGGGATAATTCACGATAAGCGGAAGCTTGTTTTGTTAAATCATCATATACGACTAAAACATGCTTGCCATTATACATAAACTCTTCACCCATTGCGACACCCGCATATGGTGCTAAGTAAAGTAATGGAGCTGGTTCTGATGCTGACGCTGTTACAACGATTGTATAATCTAATGCGCCATTTTTACGAAGCGTTTCAACAACGTTACGAACGGTTGATTCTTTTTGTCCAATTGCAACATAAATACAAATCATATCTTGGTCTTTTTGGTTAATAATCGCATCAATCGCTACAGAAGTTTTCCCTGTTTGACGGTCTCCGATAATTAACTCACGCTGTCCACGACCAATCGGAACTAAAGCATCAATTGCTTTAATCCCTGTTTGTAATGGCTCATGAACAGATTTACGATCCATTACCCCAGGTGCTAAATATTCAATTGGACGAGTTTTTGAAGTTTTAATTGGACCTAATCCATCAACTGGTTGTCCAAGTGGGTTCACGACACGTCCGATCAATTCGTCCCCAACAGGAACTTCCAT is a genomic window of Niallia sp. XMNu-256 containing:
- the atpA gene encoding F0F1 ATP synthase subunit alpha, whose amino-acid sequence is MSIKAEEISALIKQQIESYQSDIQVNDVGTVIQVGDGIARAHGLDNAMAGELLEFSNGVMGLAQNLEENNVGIVILGPYSEIREGDEVRRTGRIMEVPVGDELIGRVVNPLGQPVDGLGPIKTSKTRPIEYLAPGVMDRKSVHEPLQTGIKAIDALVPIGRGQRELIIGDRQTGKTSVAIDAIINQKDQDMICIYVAIGQKESTVRNVVETLRKNGALDYTIVVTASASEPAPLLYLAPYAGVAMGEEFMYNGKHVLVVYDDLTKQASAYRELSLLLRRPPGREAYPGDVFYLHSRLLERAAKLSDAKGAGSITALPFIETQAGDVSAYIPTNVISITDGQIFLQSDLFFSGVRPAINAGLSVSRVGGSAQIKAMKKVAGTLRLDLASYRELEAFAQFGSDLDASTKAKLERGARTVEVLKQDLNKPLKVEKQVAILYALTRGFLDDIPVHDIRRFEAEYLSWLETNKKEILDHIANTKELPADEDFAAAINEFKKTFAVSE
- the atpD gene encoding F0F1 ATP synthase subunit beta → MNKGRVVQVMGPVVDVKFESGQLPRLNNALKIAHRDENVEIDISLEVALHLGDDTVRTIAMSSTDGLTRGIDVLDTGAPISVPVGNVTLGRVFNVLGDTIDLGEEIPASERRDPIHREAPKFEELSTEVEILETGIKVVDLLAPYIKGGKIGLFGGAGVGKTVLIQELINNIAQEHSGISVFAGVGERTREGNDLYWEMTDSGVIKQTAMVFGQMNEPPGARMRVALTGLTMAEYFRDEQGQDVLLFIDNIFRFTQAGSEVSALLGRMPSAVGYQPTLATEMGRLQERITSTNKGSVTSIQAIYVPADDYTDPAPATTFAHLDATTNLERKLSEMGIYPAVDPLASTSRALSPEIVGEEHYEIARQVQVTLQKYRELQDIIAMLGMDELSDEDKLVVARARRIQNFLSQNFHVAEQFTGQPGSYVPVKETVKGFKEILAGKYDHLPEDAFRLVGRIEEVIEKAKQMGVEV
- a CDS encoding F0F1 ATP synthase subunit epsilon encodes the protein MKTMKVNVVTPDGPVYESEVEMVSTKAQSGELGILPGHIPMVAPLAIGAVRLKNSSKTDFVAVTGGFLEVRPDQVTILAQAAEKAVDIDVERAVEAKKRAEQRLNESKQAAIDFKRAELALRRAVNRINVAKGDF
- a CDS encoding nuclease-related domain-containing protein encodes the protein MTQNVRPKPLRLRQVEALCNRLPANHPKRVEIERERSIRRAGYRGELNVDYHLSFLPKNHRYTIIRDFRLKNLHHFQIDTLLISPFYSLIIEAKNIAGHLHIDPYTKQLIQNQEISYSNPINQAIRQQMQLKEWLNKYKIKAFPIDYLVAFHEGNSMFSTSKMDKRVFQKVIYADQIMTKMEGLEKTFREEILMDKEIRRIHKLIIKNHEPLITNILDDYHITFSELIKGAQCPECYFLPMKRISGSWKCMKCQHSSKTAHIRAVEEFLLLNHCITNQQCREFLDLTSIHIAYQLLKNMNLQTVGKYKDRTYYFTV
- a CDS encoding F0F1 ATP synthase subunit gamma is translated as MASLRDIKKRINSTKKMSQITKAMQMVSAAKMNRAELNAKSFVPYMDKIQEVTTAVAANAEDASHPMLKSRPVKKTGYIVITADRGLAGSYNSNVLREVNRTIQGRHKSNDEFVIIALGRVGRDFFVKKGMNVILDIVGLHDQPSFTDIKDFTSKTVDMFADETFDELYIYYSHYVNAIKYDVTEKKILPFTDMSRGGGMTSAYEYEPSAEAILEVLLPQYAESLIYGAVLDSKASEHAARMTAMKSATDNANDIIRNLDLSYNRARQAAITQEITEIVGGASALE